The region ATCAAAGAACCCGATGAGGCTGGCCGTGCCATGGCGGATATACTCAAACTCCATTTTGGCGCACTGGCCGGGTAATGGGAGCTTGTCAGGATATTTATGTTCCAGCGCCTGTACCCCGGTCATTTCATCCGTGGAAACAATGTGTGCACCTTCCCGGCTTTGTTCCTGGGCGCTCTGGTACAGGCCGCAGATTTCGTTTACTTTCCGCGCAAAAGATTCCGGGGCTTCCGTCTTTTCCGAAGAATGAAGCCAGTAACGGATTCTGTGGGGATGTAAATCTACCTCATTTTAAAAAAACGGCTGACAGATTTCTCAGAAATCTGTTCAGCGATCCCCTGCTTTTTAATTTCTGCCACTAACAGCGGGAGGCTCCACTGGCTTACTTCGTACCCAAAATCATTTGGGCTGCTGCAGGCAAGGCCGATGATCCGCCTGATCTGGTCCGGCGTAAAAACAGACGGGGCACCGGGGCGTTTTTTATCGGAGAGGACTGCCCGTATCTCATCTTCAAGCTTTTCCGGGTCGTCCATTTCAATCCTCCGCAAGGCTGGGAGCGCCGCGAGGAACCGACTGCGCCAGGTGGCAGCATTATTATAATGAAGCCCGACCTGTGGTGCAATATTCTGGTTGAGTTCCCCCTGTGACGCAAGCAGGACAATGCTGGCTCTTTTGACCAGTCCTGACGGAAGGGAGCGGCTTTTTGAAAAAGCAGATAATATGTTTTTCATGGCATCAGATAAAACCGGGATAGTATCAATTGTTTTCCTTCGCATAATAACCCATCCATTCTTTAGTGATAGAATTATTATGCACCGACTACAATAAAAAAGCAACGTCTATTCATTATTATTTTGGCAATGCTGTACTAGCCAACTTACGGTTTTAATGACGTGCTTTGTTCCCATTAGGATTTCTCCGCTTGGTAAGTCATTGACCATCAGCATGAAACTACACGCTGACCGCTTGTTATTGCGGATTCACTTCGCCCCAGTATGGGCGCACAAATGATGTGGTTGTGAATATGCCCTTTGTCTGTGTGGGTGGCAATTACATAGGAATATTTCCCTTCCATTAATCTGTCCGCAAGCTCCTGACCTACCTTATGGGCTTTCTCATAAGAGATCTCGCCAGGAGCAAAAGACTGTATCAGATGAAAGGCTTTGTTTTCATCAGACTGCCTTGTCTTGAAAAGGGCGCAGGCAAAGTCATAAGGAATAGTTTCTACACCGCATCCAAAGGTGGAAACAAGTATCTGCCCGTCTGTCTTGGCAGGGTTCAAAATATATTTTACTGCTTTAGGCAGGGTTGTTTCGATAGCATGGATTTTTGTGTACGCCATACTTCTTCCATCAGATCCTTTATTTGTTTTACATCGGCATCATAGACATTTCCGGTTGCGTTCATCCGCTTGGCAATCTGATTGAGGTTTGTTCCGATGCGGCGCAGGCGGCATTAAACAATAAGTAAGCGACCGCTTACCCAGTATAAAATGATTCATGTAATTATCAATGCTTTGAGATATTATGTGGATAGGCAAAAGGAAATCAAGTATTCACAGATATACAAAAGCGAAAGGGGCTGTGAAAAAAGAACATTTTCAGGTTTTACCCTGGAAACGTTCTTTTTTTGCTGGTATAATTTATCTGTCATGAAAAATAATACCATGTCTTATTATAGTCCAAAGCAGGGAAGATTTCCAGTATTTCTTGCAGATAGTCTGGATATCTGCGATCCGGTATGGGTATTTGACCAGATCATGGAGGAGATCGGAATAGAACAGTATCTCAGGCCTGAACCATTATACCGCTATGGCAGGCCGGGATATAATCGGGTCAATATGCTTAAAACAATCTTATTCGGCTTTATGGACACAGGATACGCAAGTTTAAGGGAATTGGAGGACCGGTGCAGAACCAATATCCGTTATATGTACCTGATGGATTACGAAACACCCGGTTACCGCTCCTTCGGATACTTTATTAATAATGAAATCGACGGAAAGGCCGAAGATATTTTCCGTGCCGTTATGGAGTATATCCGAAAAAAAGACGCCGTGGATCTGGAACATCTTTATATAGACGGCTCAAAATTTGAGGCAAATGCGAACAAATACAGCTGGGTATGGAAAAAAGCAACGGAGAAATCCAGATACCGGCTGTTTGCGAAAATCACACAGCTGCTGGATCAGATCAATGAGGACCTGGCCTATACCGGACTGAAGGTTGAGACGAACACAGAATATACTCCGCAGGGTCTGGAGATGATTCTTGGACGATACGCTTTTCAGTGCCGGATCGACGAGGAGGCGTTCGTCCACGGCAGAGGCCATCGCAAGAGCAGGGAGCAGAGATATTACGAGAA is a window of Enterocloster clostridioformis DNA encoding:
- a CDS encoding helix-turn-helix domain-containing protein, which translates into the protein MRRKTIDTIPVLSDAMKNILSAFSKSRSLPSGLVKRASIVLLASQGELNQNIAPQVGLHYNNAATWRSRFLAALPALRRIEMDDPEKLEDEIRAVLSDKKRPGAPSVFTPDQIRRIIGLACSSPNDFGYEVSQWSLPLLVAEIKKQGIAEQISEKSVSRFFKMR
- a CDS encoding transposase, translating into MSYYSPKQGRFPVFLADSLDICDPVWVFDQIMEEIGIEQYLRPEPLYRYGRPGYNRVNMLKTILFGFMDTGYASLRELEDRCRTNIRYMYLMDYETPGYRSFGYFINNEIDGKAEDIFRAVMEYIRKKDAVDLEHLYIDGSKFEANANKYSWVWKKATEKSRYRLFAKITQLLDQINEDLAYTGLKVETNTEYTPQGLEMILGRYAFQCRIDEEAFVHGRGHRKSREQRYYEKLKEYTQKLKEYVKKIRICGPERNSYSKADHDATFIRSKGEVYAFLGK